The Apium graveolens cultivar Ventura chromosome 6, ASM990537v1, whole genome shotgun sequence genome contains a region encoding:
- the LOC141667250 gene encoding vacuolar protein sorting-associated protein 32 homolog 2-like: MFNRVFGKPKPEANAVATLDKLTETLEMLEKKEKVLLKKASAEIEKAKEFTRAKNKRAAIQCLKRKRLYEQQVEQLGNFQLRIHDQMIMLEGAKATTETVDALRSGAAAMKAMQKATNIDDVDKTMDEINEQTENMKQIQEALSTPIGAAADFDEDELEAELEELEGAELEEQLLQPATTAPAASVSVPAGRQQLRPAPQKNTAEEDELAALQAEMAL, from the exons ATGTTCAATCGAGTATTTGGGAAGCCTAAGCCTGAAGCTAATGCTGTTGCTACGTTGGATAAGTTAACTGAG ACACTTGAAATGTTGGAGAAAAAGGAGAAAGTTCTTCTAAAAAAGGCTTCTGCTGAGATTGAAAAGGCCAAAGAGTTCACTCGAGCTAAGAACAAACGGG CGGCAATTCAATGTTTAAAAAGAAAGAGGCTTTACGAGCAGCAAGTTGAGCAACTTGGGAATTTTCAGCTACGCATCCATGATCAG ATGATAATGCTAGAAGGTGCAAAAGCTACAACAGAGACTGTCGATGCTTTGAGAAGTGGAGCAGCTGCCATGAAGGCGATGCAGAAGGCCAC AAATATTGATGATGTGGACAAAACAATGGATGAGATTAATGAGCAGACGGAGAACATGAAGCAAATTCAAGAAGCTCTGTCCACCCCTATCGGTGCAGCAGCTGATTTTGATGAA GATGAATTGGAGGCAGAGCTTGAAGAACTGGAAGGAGCGGAGCTGGAAGAACAGCTTCTCCAGCCTGCTACAACTGCGCCAGCTGCTTCAGTTAGCGTTCCTGCTGGCAGGCAACAATTACGTCCAGCTCCTCAGAAGAACACGGCCGAGGAAGATGAACTTGCTGCGCTGCAGGCAGAAATGGCACTATAA